The segment AGAGAGGACTTTCACCTCTAGGATGGCGCCCATGCTGGGCGCACAAGGGACTCGCTGTAAGAGCGAAACCATCATTTCAGTTAACCGCGAATGCCGGATATGTACCCCGTGTGCCAGTTGTTTTGCGATGCGCCCGCAGCTATGCCGAGTCCATATCCATTCGATATGTCACGACTTTCTACGGGTTCCGCCCTAACTCCGGCACTGTCATGGGGGGGGGCACGCCGCGACGGGCCATCCATGGCCCATCGCGGCTCTGGACGGCTACAGCATGTATGCATGATTCACCTCCCCGCCATCCGCTCCAGGCTGTTGCTCAAGTGCAGCAGCATGGCGGCGCGGGCGGCGTCGGGGTCCTGTCGGCGAATGGCACGCAAGATCGCCTCATGCTCCAGCACCGCCATTTGACCCAATTTCATCAAATCGGTGTCGCCACGCTCCTCGGCGTCAATCCGTGTGCGGGGGATCACGGAACGCCCGAGCTGGGAAATGATGTCGGTGAAATAGGTATTGCCCGTGGCCTGGGCGATCAGGTTGTGAAATCGCTGATCGGGTTCGACGCTGCTGTCGTTATTGGCCAGTGAACTCTGGTAGTCATCCAGCGCCTGACGCATTTGCAGCAGTTGGCCCTCTGTTCGGCGCACGGCCGCCAACGCTGCGGCTTGTGTCTCCAGCCCCATGCGCAACTCGATGATGCCGCGCACGCTGTGCGCAGTATCGCGCTTGAGGTGAATGCCCTGGCGCTGATCGCGCTCCAGCACGAAGGTGCCGATCCCGTGCCGGGTTTCAACCAGTCCCGAAGCCTGCAATTTCGAGATCGCCTCGCGCACGACGGTGCGGCTGACACCATGCTCACGCACGATGATGGATTCGGAAGGCAGCTTCTCTCCGGGAGCCAGTTGGCCCAGCAGGATTCGCTGAGTGAGCTCGGCCACGATGTCGTGGGCCAGGCCAGGGGAACGCTTGCGGGTCGATGCGCCTTGCGGGTCTTGCATGGGAAACCCCCTTCAGAGATGGCAGCCTGATATTAGCATCTCACACACCCCAACATGTATGACAACCTATCTTTTGATCGGTAAATACCGCCCCACAAAACTTAGAGTTTGCTTCGGTTCGCCTCAAAAAACCTCCAACAAACGGCTCGCAAAGCGCTCTAAACAGGGAAAAAACCTGTTAAATGCATTTAAAACCCGTTTTTTATAACTTATCGGTTTGTTACGAGGCATTGCGATGACAAAAGTCAACTCGTATGATGTCCGTCAACCGAAGGCGCATCCTCCGGCACATATCACCCGCATAACAATAATCAGTGGGGCTTCGACTTGTGAACACTTCCAGCAATCCGTCTGCTGCGCACGCCAACGACCCCGTACTGGCGCGCGCGATCCAAAAGGTGAAGAGGCATGTGCTGCCGCTCTTCGTCATCATGTTTATCGTTAACTACATTGACCGCGTAAACATCGGCTTTGTGCGCACCCACATGGAGCATGACCTGGGTATTGGCGCAGCCGCCTATGGCTTCGGTGCCGGTCTGTTCTTCATCGGCTACGCACTGTTTGAAGTGCCGTCCAACATGCTGCTGCAAAAAGTCGGCGCCCGTATCTGGCTGACCCGGATCATGTTCACCTGGGGCATCACCGCAACCCTGATGGCCTTTATCCAGAACGAAACCCACTTTTATATCCTGCGCTTTCTGCTCGGCGTGGCCGAAGCGGGATTCTTTCCAGGAGTGATTTACTACTTCACCCGCTGGCTGCCTGGCGCCGAGCGTGGCAAGGCGATTGCCATCTTCCTCAGCGGTTCGGCACTGGCGTCCCTGATCTCGGGCCCGTTGTCCGGCCTGCTATTGCAAATCACCGGCATGGGCCTGCATGGCTGGCAGTGGATGTACATCATCGAAGGCATGGCCTCGGTGTTTTTGTGCGGCTTTGTCTGGTACTGGCTGGACTCAAAGCCCCATGACGCCAAATGGCTCAGCCGTGAGGAACAAGATGCCCTGGTGAACGAGATTGACCGCGAGCAGCGCGAGCGGGATGCCGTCAACATCGTCAAACCGAGCATGCTCAAGCTGCTCAAGGACCGCCAGATCATGCTGTTCTGCGCGATCTATTTCTGCATCCAGCTGACCATTTACGCCGCGACCTTCTGGCTGCCCAGCATCATCAAGAAAATGGGTGACTTGAGCGACATGCAGGTGGGCTTTTTCAACTCGATCCCGTGGCTGATTTCCATTATTGCCATGTATGCGTTTGCGTCACTGGCCAGCCGCTTCAAATACCAGCAGGCCTGGATTGCGACGGCCCTGCTGATTGCTGCCCTGGGCATGTTCCTGTCGACCACCGGCGGCCCGATATTTGCGTTTATTGCCATCTGCTTCGCCGCCATCGGTTTCAAATCGGCATCGGCGCTGTTCTGGCCCATCCCCCAGGGTTATCTGGATGCACGCATCGCGGCAGCCGTGATCGCACTGATCAACTCCATCGGCAACCTCGGCGGATTCGTTGCGCCCACCACTTTCGGTTTCCTGGAGCAAACCACCGGTTCGATCCAGGGCGGGCTCTATGGCCTGGCCGGTACATCGATCATTGCGGCAATCATCGTGTTCTTTGCCAAGACCAAACCCACCCCCGCTGCTGCGACCCCCGCCGCCCTGCAACCTGCCTGACAAGGAACAGACAATGAACGCCGAACATCAACACCACGCCACAAAAGCCCCGATCGTCACCAGCCTGCAGGTTATCCCGGTGGCCGGTCATGACAGCATGCTGCTCAACCTCAGCGGCGCCCACGGCCCTTTCTTTACTCGCAATATCGTTATCCTCAAGGACAGCAGCGGCAATGTCGGCGTTGGCGAAGTGCCTGGCGGTGAACGCATCCGCGAGACCCTGGAAGACGCACGCAATCTGGTCGTGGGCCAGCCCATCGGCAACTACCAGAGCATTCTCAACGCCATGCGTACCACCTTCGCCGCCCGTGACTCGGCGGGTCGTGGCCTGCAGACTTTTGACCTGCGCATCACCATCCACGCCGTCACGGCAATGGAGGCAGCCCTGCTCGACTTGCTCGGTCAGTTCCTGGAAGTGCCAGTGGCAGCCCTGCTCGGCGAAGGCCAGCAACGGGATGCGGTAAAGATGCTCGGCTACCTGTTTTACATTGGCGATCGCCAGCAGACCGATCTGGCCTACCGCGATGAAGCCGAGGCTGATGACTGGTTCCGTCTGCGCCATGAAAAAGCCCTGACCCCGCAAGCCATCGTCCGCCTGGCAGAAGCGGCTCAGGCCAAATATGGCTTTAACGACTTCAAGCTTAAAGGCGGCGTGCTGCGCGGTGCCGAAGAGATCGAAGCGGTCACCGCACTGGCCGAACGCTTCCCCACTGCCCGCATCACCCTGGACCCCAATGGCGCCTGGTCACTCAAGGAGGCCGTGGCCCTGTGCCGCGATCAACACCGCGTACTGGCCTATGCCGAAGACCCCTGCGGTGCCGAAAACGGTTACTCGGGACGCGAGGTGATGGCCGAGTTCCGTCGCGCTACCGGGTTGCCCACCGCCACCAACATGATTGCCACGGACTGGCGCGAGATGGGTCACGCCATTCAATCCCAGGCCGTGGATATTCCCCTGGCCGACCCGCACTTCTGGACCATGCAAGGTTCGGTACGCGTCGCGCAAATGTGCCACGAGTGGGGCCTGACCTGGGGCTCGCACTCCAACAACCACTTTGATATTTCCCTGGCCATGTTCACCCAGGTCGCAGCCGCCGCACCGGGAGAAATCACCGCCATTGATACTCACTGGATCTGGCAGGATGGTCAGCGCCTGACCCGCGAGCCGCTGAAAATTGTCGACGGTCACATCAAGGTTCCGGCCAGACCCGGCCTGGGCGTGGACATCGACATGGACGCCGTGGCCAAGGCCCACGAACTGTACAAAGGCATGGGCCTTGGCGCACGGGACGATAGCGTCGCCATGCAGTACATTGTTCCGGGCTGGAAATACGACAACAAAAAACCCTGTCTTGTGCGCTGAGCACCCCACAGCGCATTTAGCACTCTAGCGAGGATCGAAACGATGTCGACCGTAACTGGCCACAACTTTATCGGCGGCAGCCGCAGCGCTGCCGGAACCGTCACGGTACAAAGCCTGGATGCCAGCACCGGAGAGGCACTGCCTGTGCTCTTTTATCAGGCCACGCCAGAAGAAGTGGACCGTGCCGCCAACGCCGCCGCCGAGGCCTTTGTACCGTTTCGCCAACTGTCTCCTGAACGCCGCGCCGAATTCCTGGACGCCATTGCTGACGAAATAGATCAGTTGGGCGACGACTTTGTCGCCTTGGTGTGCAGGGAAACCGCCCTGCCCGCAGGACGCATTCAAGGTGAACGCGGCCGTACCAGCGGGCAAATGCGCCTGTTCGCAACCGTGCTGCGCCGTGGCGACTTTTTAGGCGCACGAATCGATCTGGCCCTGCCGGATCGCAAACCGCTGCCACGGGTGGATCTGCGTCAGTACCGGATCGGCGTCGGGCCTGTGGCCGTCTTCGGTGCCAGCAACTTTCCACTGGCCTTTTCCACTGCCGGTGGCGACACCGCGGCCGCCTTTGCAGCGGGCTGCCCGGTGGTTTTCAAGGCACACAGCGGGCACATGGCAACCGCCGACCAGGTGGGCTGCGCAATTATTCGTGCGGCTGAAAAGACCGGCATGCCCAAGGGTGTGTTCAACATGATCTTCGGCGCCGGAGTCGGCGAACAGCTGGTCAAGCACCCGGCCATTCAGGCCGTGGGCTTTACCGGGTCGCTGCACGGCGGCAACGCACTGAGCAAAATGGCCGCCGAACGCGAGCAACCCATCCCGGTATTCGCCGAGATGTCGAGCATCAACCCGGTGATCCTGCTGCCTCAGGCCCTGGCCTCACGCAGCGAGGCTGTCGCCAAAGACCTGTCGGCATCGGTCACTCAGGGCGGCGGACAGTTCTGCACCAATCCCGGCCTGGTGATCGGCCTGCGTAGCGCCCAGTTCTCTGCCTTTGTCGAGCAACTGACCCGGCACATGGCCGAACAGGCGCCGCACACCCTGCTCAACGCAGGCGGGCTGCGCAACTACGCCAAGGGCGTGGAGCATCTGCTCAGCCATCCGGGCATCACCCACCTGGCCGGCCACACCCAGTCGGGATCGCAAGCGCAACCACAATTGTTCAAGGCCGATGTCAGCCTGCTGCTGGACAAGGATCCGCTGTTGCAGGAGGAGGTGTTTGGTCCCACGACCATCCTTATCGAAGTCGACAGCGATGCGCAGTTAAAAGCGGCCCTGCTGGCCTTGCGCGGCCAATTGACCGCCACCCTGATCGGCGAACCGGATGACCTTGCGCAGTATCAGTGGCTGGTGCCGATCCTTGAGCAAAAGGTCGGGCGGATTCTGGTCAATGGCTACCCTACCGGCGTCGAAGTGTGCGACGCGATGGTTCACGGCGGCCCATACCCGGCGACTTCCGACTCACGCGGTACGTCGGTTGGCTCATTGGCGATTGACCGTTTCCTGCGTCCGGTCTGCTACCAGAACTATCCCGACGCCCAACTGCCCGAAGCGTTGCAAAACAGCAACCCGTTGGGTTTGAAGCGTCTGGTGAACGGCGAGTGGAGTTCCCTGGCGATCAAATAGGGCTCGGTATTGGCCTGGAGGCGCCAGCATATGGCGCCTTTTTTATGCCTGCAAATTGGATCCAATATCAAATTTCAGACAAAAAAAAGCCCAAGTAGCTGATGGAAACTTGGGGCTTAAAAATGCATAAACCGTGGTAGGTGAACGCAGGGCGATCTTACCCTATTGTAACAATCAGTAACAAGTGATTCTGCACAATTTATTTCAAACCAATACTGACCTAAGTCATTAAATAGCCACGTTTTTTATTTGTTTTTTGGATCCAGTCTTATTCCAAATTGCTATCACCGCGCTATTTATGGGTATTTTTTACCCATATCTCGCAGCCCTGTGCTCAACCTGGAAAATTGCTTCGCAGCGCCGTCAGCCCGCCCTGATAGATGCCTGAAAACAGCTCTTGGGCCTCGTCATCGCTTACCCCGCTCGGGGTAAACCGCCCCGACCAGGTCACCCGGGCACCTGCGCCGTGGGCTTCCACACGCAGAGTGGCCAGGTAATCCGTCACCGGGAACGGCGCCTGAGTAATGGAGTAGCTGTAGGCCTTGCTCCCGTTGTCGAAGCTTTCAAGCCGTTCGACAATCACCGTACCGTCCTCGGTACGCAGAGTACGCAAGCGCCCGCCTTCACTCAGTTCGCTTTTTACAACAAACGACAACCAGTCCGGCAGCGAGCCAAAGCCGCCGATCAATTGCCAGACCTGATCGGCTGGAGCGGGAATATCGATAGTTGCGGATGCGGTTGCCATGTGGGGATTCTCCATCAGTCAGTGATTTGTCGTCGGCACTTGGTTTGCGGGTTGAACCAAACCGAAACGACGTGTGCCAACAGCAACGGCCCCTGTGAGACCCGCTCGGGTCACTCAAATACCGGTTTAAAGAAGCTTCGCTCGTAACTCAGGATGCAGCGATTGTCTTCAGCCAGCTTGAAGGCGGCAATGCATTCGGCATCGGTTTTTGAGCGCTCGCGGTAGTCTTCATAGGCCGCAAGGCTCGGGAAGGTAAACATGGCCAGGGCAATGTTGTTGGCGCCTTCCGAGGGCAGGAAGTAGCCGTGGTGCTGACCGCCGAATTTCTCGACCAGGGGTATCCAGATTCGCCCGTACGCTTCAAATTCGGCCAGCTTGTAAGGGTCAATGACATAACGCAGATAGCACGTGATCATGTGTTCACTCCATGAGGCGAAAGGAGATCGAGACTAGTCTCCAGCCGCCCCACGGGTCAACAGACTCAAAGAGGATGCAGACGATCATCCTCGGCATAGATCGCCGTGTGCAAACCACCCTCGGCATCGCGCCAGGCGCGGTACATGCCGGGCGTATTGAAGCTCAACACGGTCTCTCCGGACGGTGACACCGCCACCACGCCGCCGTTGCCTCCCAAGGTCTTGAGCTCGCCCTGCACAACCTGCTCACAGGCATCCGCAAGGGTTGATCCCACCAGCCGGATACGCGACGCAATATTGTGCGCCACCACGGTACGCATGAAGAATTCGCCGTGGCCGGTCGCCGAGATCGCGGCACTGCGGTCATCCGCCCAGGTGCCGGAGCCGATCAGCGGCGAGTCACCCACGCGTCCGTAGCGTTTGTTGGTAATGCCGCCGGTAGAGGTGGCCGCCGCAACATGCCCCTGTCGGTCCAGTGCCACGGCCCCCACGGTGCCAAACTTTTTCTTCACGCCTCCCGGTTCCAGCAGCACCGTCTCCGGTTGTTGCTGCTGGGCAGCCCACTGACGACGACGCAAGGGGGTGTCGTACCAGTCGTTGCTGACGTGCTCCAGGTCAGGTTGCTCGGACAGGAACAGATCCGCCCCCGCGCCTGCCAGCAGCACATGTTCGCTGTGTTCCAGGACTGCCCGGGCGCCGCAAATGGGGTTGCGCACGTGGTGCACCCCAGCCACCGCACCGGCTTCGAGGTTAGCGCCGTTCATGATCGCCGCGTCCAGTTCGTGGTCTCCGGCATGGGTAAATACCGCACCTTTACCCGCGTTGAACCACGGACACTCTTCCAGTTCGACTACGCTTGCCTGCACGGCGTCCAGGCTGCTGCCGCCCTGCTCCAGCACATCAACGCCGGCCCTGAGGGCCTGCAGCAGCGCGGCGTGGATTGCCTGTTCGTCATCCTGGGTCAATACACCGGGCATCAGGACACCGGCGCCGCCATGCAGGGCCATCGCTATGGATTGA is part of the Pseudomonas sp. ML2-2023-3 genome and harbors:
- a CDS encoding FadR/GntR family transcriptional regulator → MQDPQGASTRKRSPGLAHDIVAELTQRILLGQLAPGEKLPSESIIVREHGVSRTVVREAISKLQASGLVETRHGIGTFVLERDQRQGIHLKRDTAHSVRGIIELRMGLETQAAALAAVRRTEGQLLQMRQALDDYQSSLANNDSSVEPDQRFHNLIAQATGNTYFTDIISQLGRSVIPRTRIDAEERGDTDLMKLGQMAVLEHEAILRAIRRQDPDAARAAMLLHLSNSLERMAGR
- a CDS encoding MFS transporter, encoding MNTSSNPSAAHANDPVLARAIQKVKRHVLPLFVIMFIVNYIDRVNIGFVRTHMEHDLGIGAAAYGFGAGLFFIGYALFEVPSNMLLQKVGARIWLTRIMFTWGITATLMAFIQNETHFYILRFLLGVAEAGFFPGVIYYFTRWLPGAERGKAIAIFLSGSALASLISGPLSGLLLQITGMGLHGWQWMYIIEGMASVFLCGFVWYWLDSKPHDAKWLSREEQDALVNEIDREQRERDAVNIVKPSMLKLLKDRQIMLFCAIYFCIQLTIYAATFWLPSIIKKMGDLSDMQVGFFNSIPWLISIIAMYAFASLASRFKYQQAWIATALLIAALGMFLSTTGGPIFAFIAICFAAIGFKSASALFWPIPQGYLDARIAAAVIALINSIGNLGGFVAPTTFGFLEQTTGSIQGGLYGLAGTSIIAAIIVFFAKTKPTPAAATPAALQPA
- the gudD gene encoding glucarate dehydratase, which encodes MNAEHQHHATKAPIVTSLQVIPVAGHDSMLLNLSGAHGPFFTRNIVILKDSSGNVGVGEVPGGERIRETLEDARNLVVGQPIGNYQSILNAMRTTFAARDSAGRGLQTFDLRITIHAVTAMEAALLDLLGQFLEVPVAALLGEGQQRDAVKMLGYLFYIGDRQQTDLAYRDEAEADDWFRLRHEKALTPQAIVRLAEAAQAKYGFNDFKLKGGVLRGAEEIEAVTALAERFPTARITLDPNGAWSLKEAVALCRDQHRVLAYAEDPCGAENGYSGREVMAEFRRATGLPTATNMIATDWREMGHAIQSQAVDIPLADPHFWTMQGSVRVAQMCHEWGLTWGSHSNNHFDISLAMFTQVAAAAPGEITAIDTHWIWQDGQRLTREPLKIVDGHIKVPARPGLGVDIDMDAVAKAHELYKGMGLGARDDSVAMQYIVPGWKYDNKKPCLVR
- a CDS encoding aldehyde dehydrogenase (NADP(+)), which codes for MSTVTGHNFIGGSRSAAGTVTVQSLDASTGEALPVLFYQATPEEVDRAANAAAEAFVPFRQLSPERRAEFLDAIADEIDQLGDDFVALVCRETALPAGRIQGERGRTSGQMRLFATVLRRGDFLGARIDLALPDRKPLPRVDLRQYRIGVGPVAVFGASNFPLAFSTAGGDTAAAFAAGCPVVFKAHSGHMATADQVGCAIIRAAEKTGMPKGVFNMIFGAGVGEQLVKHPAIQAVGFTGSLHGGNALSKMAAEREQPIPVFAEMSSINPVILLPQALASRSEAVAKDLSASVTQGGGQFCTNPGLVIGLRSAQFSAFVEQLTRHMAEQAPHTLLNAGGLRNYAKGVEHLLSHPGITHLAGHTQSGSQAQPQLFKADVSLLLDKDPLLQEEVFGPTTILIEVDSDAQLKAALLALRGQLTATLIGEPDDLAQYQWLVPILEQKVGRILVNGYPTGVEVCDAMVHGGPYPATSDSRGTSVGSLAIDRFLRPVCYQNYPDAQLPEALQNSNPLGLKRLVNGEWSSLAIK
- a CDS encoding SRPBCC family protein, whose product is MATASATIDIPAPADQVWQLIGGFGSLPDWLSFVVKSELSEGGRLRTLRTEDGTVIVERLESFDNGSKAYSYSITQAPFPVTDYLATLRVEAHGAGARVTWSGRFTPSGVSDDEAQELFSGIYQGGLTALRSNFPG
- a CDS encoding NIPSNAP family protein; the encoded protein is MITCYLRYVIDPYKLAEFEAYGRIWIPLVEKFGGQHHGYFLPSEGANNIALAMFTFPSLAAYEDYRERSKTDAECIAAFKLAEDNRCILSYERSFFKPVFE
- a CDS encoding isoaspartyl peptidase/L-asparaginase encodes the protein MTQSIAMALHGGAGVLMPGVLTQDDEQAIHAALLQALRAGVDVLEQGGSSLDAVQASVVELEECPWFNAGKGAVFTHAGDHELDAAIMNGANLEAGAVAGVHHVRNPICGARAVLEHSEHVLLAGAGADLFLSEQPDLEHVSNDWYDTPLRRRQWAAQQQQPETVLLEPGGVKKKFGTVGAVALDRQGHVAAATSTGGITNKRYGRVGDSPLIGSGTWADDRSAAISATGHGEFFMRTVVAHNIASRIRLVGSTLADACEQVVQGELKTLGGNGGVVAVSPSGETVLSFNTPGMYRAWRDAEGGLHTAIYAEDDRLHPL